One Halosegnis longus DNA window includes the following coding sequences:
- a CDS encoding glycosyltransferase family 4 protein, which produces MEETPNLTYFISGLETGGAEVGMARLLSGLSPEAFDITIVALYGGDKTILPSIPNHVKVIDLDIENKHRIDKLLPITSILRDTDILVGSIYHAEIISRLFGAIFGVDTVLNWSHNTEFKTELRRLVDKVTIGQCDGILADSKAVYSMLIEKQGLDRDRIWTVPIAGLSIEKYTCPSMPLKRLNESVVGGSKLNEVSENAIIIGTVGNLIRPKNHDAIIEVAERFSDKNVHLAIAGDGPRRQELTEIISDRSLTNVSLLGHVNSVPDFLSTVDIYFQPSHYEGLCITVIEAMAAGKPIVASNVGEITINVEHGEQGFVTTPDDIDGFEHHLQQLIDSADLRGQMGRSAHERVRNKYSNEALVDAFCDVINNTYSNDNIREHTHDLENCDAS; this is translated from the coding sequence ATGGAAGAGACACCTAATCTAACATATTTCATTAGCGGCCTCGAAACAGGCGGGGCAGAAGTCGGAATGGCTCGATTACTAAGTGGACTTTCTCCAGAAGCATTTGATATCACCATCGTCGCATTGTACGGGGGTGATAAAACTATACTCCCCAGTATCCCTAATCATGTTAAGGTAATAGATCTTGATATTGAAAATAAACACCGGATTGATAAACTATTACCGATTACATCGATTCTTCGAGACACCGATATCTTGGTAGGATCTATCTATCATGCAGAAATCATTTCGCGGTTATTCGGAGCTATTTTTGGGGTAGACACAGTTTTGAACTGGTCTCATAACACCGAATTCAAGACAGAGCTTCGTCGCCTAGTTGACAAAGTTACTATCGGTCAATGTGATGGGATTCTCGCTGACTCGAAAGCAGTTTATTCAATGTTGATCGAAAAACAAGGACTGGATCGTGATAGGATTTGGACAGTCCCTATAGCTGGTCTTTCGATTGAGAAATATACGTGCCCCTCGATGCCATTGAAAAGGCTCAATGAATCGGTTGTCGGTGGTAGTAAACTTAACGAGGTTTCTGAGAATGCCATTATTATAGGGACGGTCGGGAATCTTATACGTCCAAAGAACCATGACGCAATTATTGAGGTTGCTGAACGATTCTCTGATAAAAATGTTCATTTGGCAATTGCTGGGGATGGCCCTCGACGACAGGAATTAACCGAGATCATAAGTGACCGCAGCCTGACCAACGTTTCTCTCCTCGGCCATGTTAACTCAGTTCCAGATTTTCTTTCTACTGTCGACATATATTTTCAACCATCACATTATGAAGGATTATGCATTACTGTTATAGAAGCTATGGCGGCTGGCAAGCCTATTGTTGCTAGTAATGTTGGTGAAATAACTATCAATGTCGAACATGGGGAACAAGGATTTGTGACCACCCCAGATGATATCGATGGATTTGAACACCATCTTCAACAGCTCATAGATAGTGCTGATTTACGAGGACAAATGGGTCGATCAGCTCATGAGAGAGTCCGTAATAAGTACTCTAACGAGGCACTAGTTGATGCATTTTGCGATGTCATTAATAATACATACTCCAATGATAATATCAGGGAACACACCCATGATCTTGAGAACTGTGATGCTAGTTAA
- a CDS encoding glycosyltransferase, producing MGEISVLFPVAATSDPSDLNRAHRSITEQTSPPAEIVLVTNQSLTEDTETAINDLVNTHSISRHEHFPDAKGLGGVLQAGLKGCLMPFVARMDADDISEPERFTHQLNVLKETNAHIVGSHLAEFRDDPEPPERTRKVPTSHNEIAEWMPWRCPVNHPTVMFDREAVLDAGGYRDFPLMEDWDLWARGLAAGLQFRNLNQTLVRANVNNLVDRREGLNYAMAEIQMAWKLRKLGVASPRDTLQHLCLRVPPRLLPSYIGKRIYDIFAR from the coding sequence ATGGGCGAAATCTCTGTTTTATTCCCTGTAGCCGCTACGAGCGATCCAAGTGATTTGAATCGAGCACATCGAAGCATCACTGAGCAAACGTCACCACCGGCGGAAATCGTTTTGGTAACCAATCAGTCGCTGACAGAAGATACTGAAACGGCGATTAATGATTTGGTCAATACACACTCTATTAGCCGGCACGAACACTTTCCTGACGCCAAAGGATTAGGAGGAGTACTTCAAGCTGGTCTCAAGGGATGTTTAATGCCTTTTGTTGCACGAATGGATGCTGATGACATTTCCGAACCGGAGCGATTTACACACCAGTTAAATGTTCTGAAAGAAACTAATGCACATATCGTTGGCTCGCATCTCGCTGAATTCCGCGATGATCCCGAACCTCCAGAACGAACACGCAAGGTTCCTACATCTCATAATGAAATCGCCGAGTGGATGCCGTGGCGATGTCCTGTGAATCATCCGACTGTGATGTTTGATCGTGAAGCGGTTCTCGACGCGGGCGGGTATCGTGATTTCCCGTTGATGGAGGACTGGGATTTATGGGCGCGAGGTCTTGCCGCTGGACTTCAGTTCCGCAATCTTAATCAAACACTCGTCCGAGCAAATGTAAACAACCTTGTTGATCGCCGAGAGGGGCTAAATTATGCAATGGCCGAGATTCAAATGGCGTGGAAACTACGAAAACTTGGTGTTGCTTCGCCCCGTGATACGTTGCAGCATCTCTGTCTTCGCGTGCCTCCGAGGCTTCTGCCATCATATATAGGAAAAAGAATTTACGATATATTTGCACGATGA
- a CDS encoding sugar transferase — protein sequence MSGRWGYRIVSVGGAALLTIGAVAVANSAMVQRLFSLLPVVGSLPFDGAAGAEFVYEAAIATAVVVGALFPLYKPRPRRILDTWFYALKRVTVALLAMATIGYADATYALPRATLIVTGVVLVSTVPVWFVVIRQRPRADGERTIIVGDDPEVMAEILPTIDGAVLGYVSPPVPDSEAAFTPRAPELTDGGTADALMDVSNLGGLSRLDDILVDYDIDTAILAFTQPDRAEFFGTLDTCYEYGVMAKVHRTHADVVLTNEPGDGLLVEIDLEPWDWFDRVTKRLFDVAFAGTALLVLSPLLLVIAVAIKLDSPGPVLYRQTRTATFGDTFTVAKFRSMVTDAEAGSGATLSEEDDGGRDPRVTRVGGFLRRTHLDEIPQLLAILRGQMSVVGPRPERPELDSEMEAGTDLWRRRWFVKPGLTGLAQINDATGFDPEEKLRYDVAYIRSQSFWFDLKIVIRQLWIVANDVTPKTNDHG from the coding sequence ATGAGTGGGCGGTGGGGCTACCGAATCGTCAGCGTTGGTGGCGCGGCCCTCCTGACAATTGGGGCTGTCGCAGTCGCCAACAGCGCCATGGTCCAGCGGCTCTTTTCCCTGTTACCCGTCGTGGGGTCGCTGCCGTTTGATGGGGCAGCCGGAGCAGAGTTCGTGTATGAGGCTGCAATCGCGACCGCCGTTGTTGTTGGCGCACTGTTTCCGCTGTACAAGCCACGGCCACGCCGGATCCTCGATACGTGGTTTTACGCGCTCAAGCGTGTCACGGTTGCGCTGCTCGCGATGGCGACGATTGGCTACGCGGATGCGACGTACGCGCTGCCACGAGCGACGCTCATCGTGACGGGCGTGGTACTTGTGAGTACGGTGCCGGTGTGGTTTGTCGTGATTCGGCAGCGACCACGGGCAGATGGCGAGCGGACAATCATCGTCGGGGACGACCCCGAGGTGATGGCAGAGATACTGCCGACGATTGACGGGGCAGTGCTTGGCTACGTATCGCCCCCAGTACCCGATTCGGAAGCGGCGTTCACGCCACGCGCACCCGAACTGACTGACGGCGGAACGGCAGACGCGTTGATGGACGTATCGAATCTTGGGGGACTCTCACGGCTTGACGATATTCTCGTTGACTATGACATCGATACAGCCATACTCGCGTTCACACAACCAGACCGCGCAGAGTTCTTCGGCACATTAGACACCTGCTACGAGTACGGAGTTATGGCCAAGGTCCATCGCACTCACGCTGACGTAGTGTTGACTAATGAGCCGGGCGACGGCCTACTGGTAGAGATTGATCTTGAGCCATGGGACTGGTTCGACCGGGTGACGAAGCGACTGTTCGATGTGGCGTTTGCGGGGACGGCACTGCTCGTGTTGAGTCCGCTTCTGTTGGTGATTGCTGTCGCGATAAAGCTCGACAGTCCCGGCCCGGTGTTGTACCGGCAGACACGGACCGCGACCTTCGGTGATACGTTCACTGTCGCGAAATTTCGGAGCATGGTCACCGATGCTGAAGCGGGGAGTGGCGCGACACTCAGTGAGGAGGATGACGGTGGTCGTGACCCGCGTGTGACGCGAGTTGGTGGGTTCTTGCGGCGAACGCATCTCGACGAGATTCCACAGTTGCTCGCCATCTTACGTGGCCAGATGAGTGTTGTTGGCCCGCGTCCGGAGCGACCAGAACTCGACAGCGAGATGGAGGCGGGGACGGATCTCTGGCGGCGACGCTGGTTCGTGAAGCCAGGGCTGACGGGATTAGCCCAGATTAACGATGCAACGGGGTTTGACCCGGAAGAGAAGCTTCGCTACGATGTGGCGTATATCCGTTCTCAATCGTTCTGGTTCGATCTGAAGATCGTCATTCGGCAGTTGTGGATTGTTGCGAACGATGTGACTCCGAAAACGAACGACCACGGGTAG
- the aglF gene encoding UTP--glucose-1-phosphate uridylyltransferase AglF produces the protein MQAVVIAAGKGTRLRPLTDDKPKPLVEVDGQPILEYCLDELVELGATELYIVVGYKKEQIITRYGDAYEGVPITYCHQREPLGIAHALLTVEEHIDDDFMLMLGDNIFRANLEDVVDRQREDRADAAFLVEEVPWDEASRYGVCDTNDYGEITAVVEKPDDPPSNLVMTGFYTFSPAIFHACHLVQPSDRGEYEISDAIDLLIHSGRTIDAVRMDGWRMDIGYPEDRDRAEERLQDGEQQVASASDGEN, from the coding sequence ATGCAAGCAGTCGTTATTGCGGCCGGGAAGGGGACGCGACTGCGCCCTCTCACCGACGACAAACCGAAGCCACTCGTCGAGGTTGACGGCCAGCCAATCCTGGAGTACTGTCTCGACGAGTTGGTCGAGTTGGGGGCGACGGAGCTGTATATCGTTGTTGGTTACAAAAAAGAACAGATTATTACGCGCTACGGGGACGCGTACGAGGGCGTCCCGATCACGTACTGTCACCAGCGCGAGCCACTCGGGATTGCCCACGCACTCCTGACCGTCGAAGAGCACATCGACGACGACTTCATGCTCATGCTCGGGGACAACATCTTCCGAGCGAATCTGGAGGACGTGGTTGACCGCCAGCGAGAGGACCGCGCCGACGCGGCGTTTCTGGTCGAGGAGGTGCCGTGGGACGAGGCCTCGCGGTACGGCGTGTGTGACACGAACGACTACGGTGAGATTACCGCTGTTGTCGAGAAGCCTGACGACCCGCCGTCGAACCTCGTGATGACCGGGTTCTACACCTTCTCACCGGCGATTTTCCATGCGTGTCATTTGGTGCAGCCGTCGGATCGCGGCGAGTACGAGATTTCCGATGCGATTGATTTGCTAATTCACTCCGGGCGGACAATTGATGCGGTTCGAATGGACGGCTGGCGGATGGATATCGGCTATCCGGAGGACCGCGATCGGGCCGAGGAGCGGTTACAGGACGGCGAACAGCAGGTGGCCAGTGCGTCCGACGGCGAGAACTGA
- a CDS encoding STT3 domain-containing protein, which produces MVTARRVADLVADRPALESAIRTTLDAEEPFTFDDLAIDSGAFGEIVGAGIVEEVNDGYRVADREAVERGLAGNVEQETEDSQGWSLPRPDRRVAGALAGALALVAVFRIAFAFGPVFQDGTVVLSANDPYYYRYWVEQLLATPDLTLSTLPGGVTQGEPLYVATMWLLASLVGGGAGATGQILAWYPVVSAVLSGLLVYLLTKRVTDDTRVALAAVVFLAVLPGHAMRTSLGFADHHAFDYPWLGVTALSLVTLVVNDVRSRATTLGVVGLALGVGGQVLAWSAGPLLIVPIGIIAAGLAVVWVRAGKSPLVSGAPILAGLLGGAGLVWLGHTTFDWHTTVVATAPALLFAGTAVVFVVTEVVARVRPDPRLAGGAVVASGVASLVGAIMLFPDGWETLRTRASRLLFRSDRIAETAGLFSDAQGWLLLLGFALFLALPALVWATVQATTEDRWLVPVGYGWAFLLLAMVQVRFVGELATFVAIFAGVAFVALVERVDAVRPPVPDVRDSIALPTRQQAGAIVAVFLLVGGLGVLQVPIKTNQLTTPPERYATADWMADQTAQAEWEEQPEYVFSQWSYNRAYNYFVNGDSRSYGYARSNFEPFLTSNESQAWYDRLSGRAGFVVFPTSYTEEPSPESIGARLAAYGSQTDGGDGLAHYQAVYESSTDQYRVYTLVPGATLTGTAEANETVTASVSVTGEGFETTYERTVQTNGVGEYSVTVPYAGTYTVGETTVQVSESAVEDGEAVSV; this is translated from the coding sequence ATGGTAACGGCTCGCCGCGTCGCCGACCTCGTCGCCGACCGCCCGGCGCTCGAATCGGCGATTCGGACGACGCTCGACGCGGAGGAACCGTTCACGTTCGACGACCTCGCCATTGATTCGGGAGCCTTCGGTGAAATCGTCGGGGCGGGCATTGTCGAGGAGGTCAACGACGGCTACCGCGTCGCCGACCGTGAGGCGGTGGAGAGGGGGTTAGCCGGCAACGTCGAGCAGGAGACCGAAGATAGTCAAGGATGGTCGCTCCCGCGACCTGACCGCCGTGTTGCGGGTGCACTCGCCGGGGCGCTCGCGCTTGTGGCGGTCTTTCGGATTGCCTTCGCGTTTGGCCCAGTGTTTCAGGATGGTACCGTCGTCTTGTCTGCAAACGACCCCTACTACTACCGCTACTGGGTCGAGCAGTTGCTCGCGACGCCGGATCTGACGCTGTCGACACTGCCCGGAGGCGTGACGCAGGGTGAGCCACTCTACGTCGCGACGATGTGGCTGCTCGCCTCGCTGGTGGGTGGCGGGGCGGGGGCGACCGGTCAGATCCTCGCGTGGTATCCTGTCGTGTCGGCAGTACTGTCGGGCCTGCTCGTGTATCTGCTCACGAAGCGCGTGACCGACGACACGCGAGTTGCGCTCGCGGCCGTCGTGTTCCTCGCCGTCCTGCCGGGGCACGCGATGCGGACGAGTCTCGGCTTCGCCGACCACCACGCCTTCGACTACCCGTGGCTCGGCGTGACGGCCCTCTCGTTGGTCACGCTCGTCGTGAACGACGTGCGCTCGCGGGCGACCACGCTGGGCGTCGTGGGATTGGCCCTCGGCGTTGGCGGGCAGGTGCTCGCATGGAGCGCCGGTCCACTCCTGATTGTCCCTATCGGGATCATTGCCGCGGGGTTGGCCGTCGTCTGGGTCCGGGCAGGCAAATCGCCGCTTGTCAGTGGGGCCCCAATCCTTGCGGGCCTACTCGGTGGGGCGGGGTTGGTGTGGCTCGGCCACACGACATTCGACTGGCACACGACGGTCGTGGCGACGGCTCCGGCACTCCTGTTTGCGGGGACGGCGGTCGTGTTTGTCGTGACCGAGGTCGTGGCGCGGGTGCGCCCAGACCCACGGCTCGCTGGTGGGGCCGTCGTTGCGAGTGGGGTCGCGAGTCTCGTCGGGGCTATCATGCTGTTTCCGGACGGGTGGGAGACACTTCGCACCCGGGCGAGTAGACTGCTATTCCGAAGTGATCGGATTGCCGAGACGGCGGGGCTGTTCTCGGACGCCCAGGGCTGGCTCCTCCTGCTTGGCTTCGCCCTGTTTCTCGCGCTGCCGGCGCTGGTGTGGGCAACGGTGCAGGCGACGACCGAGGACCGCTGGCTCGTTCCAGTGGGCTACGGCTGGGCGTTCCTGCTGCTCGCGATGGTGCAGGTACGGTTTGTCGGTGAACTAGCGACCTTCGTGGCGATCTTCGCCGGGGTGGCATTCGTGGCGCTCGTTGAGCGAGTCGACGCTGTCCGGCCACCTGTCCCGGACGTGCGTGACTCCATCGCGCTGCCGACCCGCCAGCAAGCCGGGGCGATTGTTGCGGTCTTCCTGCTCGTCGGCGGGCTTGGCGTCTTGCAGGTCCCGATAAAGACGAATCAGCTGACGACGCCGCCAGAACGCTATGCAACTGCTGACTGGATGGCCGACCAGACGGCCCAAGCCGAGTGGGAGGAACAACCGGAGTACGTGTTCAGTCAGTGGAGCTACAACCGGGCCTATAACTACTTCGTGAATGGGGATTCACGCTCGTACGGCTACGCACGGTCGAACTTCGAGCCGTTCCTCACGAGCAACGAGAGCCAGGCCTGGTACGACCGGCTCTCCGGGCGGGCGGGCTTCGTTGTCTTCCCGACCAGCTACACCGAGGAGCCGTCACCGGAGAGTATCGGTGCACGGCTCGCCGCCTATGGGAGCCAGACTGACGGCGGCGACGGGCTCGCCCACTATCAGGCCGTGTACGAGTCATCGACGGACCAGTATCGTGTCTACACGCTGGTTCCAGGGGCGACGCTGACTGGGACGGCCGAGGCAAACGAAACCGTGACGGCGTCCGTTTCGGTTACCGGGGAAGGCTTCGAGACGACATACGAGCGAACGGTCCAGACGAATGGGGTAGGGGAGTACAGCGTGACCGTGCCGTACGCAGGAACGTACACGGTCGGTGAGACGACGGTGCAAGTGTCGGAGAGTGCGGTTGAGGATGGCGAAGCGGTGTCGGTATAG
- a CDS encoding TATA-box-binding protein — MTNPADTIEIQNVVASTGIGQELDLDTLAADLTGSSYDPENFPGVVYRLQEPKAAMLIFRSGKMVCTGANSIDAVHEALSIAFDRLRELNIPVDDDPEITVQNIVSTADLGATLNLNAIAIGFGLENIEYEPEQFPGLVYRMDDPDVVVLLFGSGKLVITGGKTTDDASEAAAAVTEELESLGLLG; from the coding sequence GTGACTAATCCAGCCGACACCATCGAGATACAGAACGTGGTCGCCTCGACAGGCATCGGACAGGAGCTCGATCTGGACACGCTCGCTGCCGACCTGACGGGGTCGAGCTACGACCCGGAGAACTTCCCCGGCGTCGTCTACCGACTCCAGGAGCCGAAGGCAGCGATGCTCATCTTCCGCTCGGGGAAGATGGTCTGTACCGGCGCAAACAGCATCGACGCCGTGCATGAAGCGCTGTCCATCGCCTTCGACCGCCTGCGCGAGCTGAACATCCCCGTGGATGACGACCCGGAGATTACGGTCCAGAACATCGTCTCCACGGCCGACCTTGGCGCAACCCTCAACCTCAACGCCATCGCCATCGGCTTCGGGCTCGAGAACATCGAGTACGAACCCGAGCAGTTCCCGGGGCTCGTCTACCGCATGGACGACCCGGACGTGGTCGTGCTGCTGTTCGGCTCCGGCAAGCTCGTCATCACGGGCGGAAAAACGACGGACGACGCCTCCGAGGCCGCCGCGGCCGTCACCGAAGAGCTCGAATCGCTCGGGCTCCTCGGCTAA
- a CDS encoding VanZ family protein codes for MYRLPVPALSRRVRYAGVLAVAVFIAYYSLTGTPPGARSGGPLWDKYLHFVAYAGLGATIAYATFDRPLVERVILVLATAGLYGVAIELAQGVLPSRYFSIGDMTANVLGAALSLTWLLIERRIRYVSV; via the coding sequence ATGTATCGACTCCCAGTGCCGGCGCTGTCACGCCGCGTCCGGTATGCCGGCGTCCTCGCCGTGGCTGTGTTCATCGCCTACTACTCGCTGACCGGGACGCCGCCGGGAGCGCGGTCTGGTGGCCCGCTGTGGGACAAGTATCTCCACTTCGTCGCCTACGCCGGCTTGGGAGCGACCATCGCGTACGCGACGTTTGACCGCCCGCTCGTGGAGCGCGTGATACTCGTGCTCGCAACGGCGGGGCTGTACGGCGTCGCCATTGAGCTGGCACAGGGCGTGCTTCCATCGCGGTACTTCAGCATCGGCGATATGACCGCAAACGTGTTGGGCGCGGCGCTGTCGCTGACGTGGCTGCTCATCGAACGGAGAATTCGGTACGTCTCCGTTTAG
- a CDS encoding AbrB/MazE/SpoVT family DNA-binding domain-containing protein: MASNTPETTIVRVSQKGQVTLPQELRETFGIETPGEVFVYEEHGRIIIEPVPSLDELHGIHAGEHKPGDVLERVREMKDAEKRK, from the coding sequence ATGGCGAGTAATACACCTGAGACAACGATAGTACGGGTGTCACAGAAGGGGCAGGTCACACTCCCGCAAGAGTTACGAGAGACGTTCGGGATTGAGACGCCGGGAGAAGTGTTCGTCTACGAAGAGCACGGTCGTATCATCATCGAGCCGGTTCCGTCACTGGATGAACTACACGGAATCCACGCTGGCGAACACAAACCCGGAGACGTGCTAGAGCGGGTTCGGGAGATGAAAGATGCCGAAAAGCGCAAGTAA
- a CDS encoding AbrB/MazE/SpoVT family DNA-binding domain-containing protein, with translation MVSVDSHGRIVLPNEVRDRLSITPGTEVEIYEENGKIVIEPADSPEQRIERMERLVAETASEQGDTTSLAEGPAPVAQKHRDAIRRGTEESDSG, from the coding sequence ATGGTTAGCGTGGATTCACACGGACGAATCGTCCTTCCCAACGAGGTGCGGGATCGGCTCAGTATCACCCCTGGAACTGAGGTCGAGATCTACGAAGAGAACGGGAAGATAGTGATTGAGCCGGCGGACAGCCCCGAGCAGCGTATCGAACGCATGGAGCGGCTCGTTGCAGAAACGGCCTCCGAACAGGGAGACACAACATCACTTGCGGAAGGGCCAGCCCCCGTTGCCCAGAAACATCGGGACGCGATTCGACGAGGGACCGAAGAGTCCGACAGCGGGTAA
- a CDS encoding ABC transporter ATP-binding protein codes for MDSITAQQLTKRYDETLALDALDLSIPDGSVYGFLGPNGAGKSTTMRLLTGLTMPTSGEATVAGVPTTDRAQLIDHIGLLPEEPPIHDELTAREQLTYAAGLRDLTDPQSRIQHLLNRVALAEDADTRIDTYSTGMRQKTAFLQAVLHEPDVLFLDEPTAGLDPRAARTIRAFIDELSDGGTTIFLSTHILPVVDEHADTVGVLSDGQLVAEGSPTELKRRVDAEDGDKTLEDVFLDVTETAPDEEL; via the coding sequence ATGGATTCAATCACCGCACAGCAGCTCACGAAACGCTACGACGAGACGCTCGCGCTTGATGCGCTCGACCTCTCGATTCCAGACGGGAGCGTCTACGGGTTCTTAGGTCCCAACGGCGCGGGCAAATCTACGACGATGCGACTGCTCACCGGGCTCACGATGCCGACCTCCGGCGAGGCGACTGTCGCCGGCGTCCCGACCACCGACCGGGCACAGCTCATCGACCACATCGGCCTGCTCCCCGAGGAGCCGCCGATTCACGACGAGCTCACCGCCCGCGAACAGCTCACCTACGCCGCCGGCCTGCGTGACCTCACGGACCCACAGTCGCGGATCCAACACCTGCTCAACCGCGTTGCCCTCGCCGAGGACGCTGACACCCGCATCGACACCTACTCGACGGGGATGCGCCAGAAGACCGCCTTCCTCCAGGCCGTCCTCCACGAGCCGGACGTACTCTTCTTAGATGAACCGACCGCCGGGCTCGACCCCCGGGCGGCCCGCACCATCCGTGCGTTCATCGACGAACTCTCCGATGGCGGCACGACCATCTTCCTCTCGACACACATCCTCCCGGTTGTGGACGAACACGCCGACACGGTGGGCGTGCTCTCGGACGGGCAACTGGTCGCCGAGGGGAGTCCCACCGAATTAAAACGCCGCGTCGACGCCGAGGACGGCGACAAGACGCTCGAAGACGTATTCCTCGACGTGACCGAGACCGCCCCCGACGAGGAGCTCTGA
- a CDS encoding thiolase family protein, which produces MTDNTPVVVSAKRTAQGKEDGALADIRSEDLSIPLVNTMLSESGVNPDDVDDVMWGCAQQRDEQSSNIARQIAIFSELGESVPGTTIDRQCASSAQAIISASDAIAAGRRDVMFAGGVESMSRVKMGGGSGTMYPELDERYGMENLSMGMTAEKVAEEYGVSRQEQDEYGLRSQERARKATEEGRFDDEIVPLETEDGTFDTDESIRNTDMETLGKLPTVFKEDGTVTPGNASGIADGAAGVLLTSRDYADEHDLDVLAEVGTNFVAGVDPTEMGVGPIPATEGLLERSGRDIDEYGLVEINEAFASQCLYSAEQLGIEMDRLNVNGGAISLGHPLGASGARLPVTLVHEMNKQGVERGIATECVGFGQGAAIEFSLPN; this is translated from the coding sequence ATGACGGACAACACACCGGTCGTGGTGAGTGCGAAACGAACCGCCCAAGGGAAAGAAGACGGCGCGCTCGCTGACATCCGGAGCGAGGACCTCTCGATTCCGCTCGTGAACACCATGCTCTCGGAGTCGGGCGTCAACCCCGACGACGTGGACGACGTGATGTGGGGCTGTGCCCAACAGCGCGACGAGCAGTCGAGCAACATCGCCCGCCAGATTGCCATCTTCTCGGAGCTCGGCGAGTCGGTCCCCGGCACGACCATCGACCGCCAGTGTGCCTCCTCGGCACAGGCCATCATCAGCGCCTCCGACGCCATCGCGGCTGGCCGCCGTGACGTAATGTTCGCCGGCGGCGTCGAGTCGATGTCGCGCGTCAAGATGGGCGGCGGCAGCGGCACGATGTATCCCGAACTCGACGAGCGCTACGGGATGGAGAATCTCTCGATGGGGATGACCGCCGAGAAGGTCGCTGAGGAGTACGGCGTCTCCCGCCAAGAGCAGGACGAGTACGGCCTCCGCAGTCAGGAACGCGCCCGCAAGGCCACCGAGGAGGGCCGCTTCGACGACGAAATCGTCCCGCTCGAAACCGAGGATGGGACCTTCGACACGGACGAGAGCATCCGTAACACCGACATGGAGACGCTCGGCAAACTGCCGACCGTGTTCAAAGAGGACGGCACCGTCACGCCGGGCAACGCCTCCGGCATCGCCGACGGCGCGGCCGGCGTCCTGCTCACGAGTCGCGACTACGCCGACGAACACGACCTCGACGTGCTGGCCGAGGTCGGCACGAACTTCGTCGCCGGCGTCGACCCCACCGAGATGGGCGTCGGCCCGATTCCGGCGACTGAGGGGCTGCTCGAACGCTCCGGCCGCGACATCGACGAGTACGGCCTCGTCGAAATTAACGAGGCGTTCGCCTCCCAGTGTCTCTACTCGGCCGAGCAGTTGGGCATCGAGATGGACCGGCTCAACGTGAACGGCGGCGCAATCTCGCTGGGGCACCCGCTGGGTGCCTCGGGCGCACGGCTCCCGGTCACGCTCGTCCACGAGATGAACAAGCAGGGCGTTGAGCGCGGTATCGCGACCGAGTGTGTTGGCTTCGGTCAGGGCGCAGCGATCGAGTTCTCGCTCCCGAACTGA
- a CDS encoding AbrB/MazE/SpoVT family DNA-binding domain-containing protein, translating to MSERERQTVGQHGQVTIPKPLRERFGLQIGDEVFIREEAGKPVIERSMSREKVAEGYRQRGEQTRDLTSELEGVSTEANERLGDSPES from the coding sequence ATGAGCGAGCGTGAACGTCAAACAGTCGGGCAGCACGGCCAAGTGACGATTCCCAAGCCGCTCCGAGAGCGGTTCGGACTCCAGATCGGAGATGAGGTGTTCATCCGTGAAGAGGCAGGCAAACCCGTCATCGAGCGATCCATGAGTCGCGAGAAGGTTGCCGAGGGGTACCGCCAGCGTGGCGAACAGACTCGCGACCTCACGTCCGAACTGGAGGGTGTTTCGACCGAAGCGAATGAACGTCTCGGCGACTCTCCAGAGAGCTAG